The following coding sequences lie in one Pseudomonas syringae CC1557 genomic window:
- a CDS encoding NEL-type E3 ubiquitin ligase domain-containing protein, protein MLTTQYNTPETQASPDEPASLATPHQLDSAPFDAEHPNAEFIRVNLPAWYSSAPAALRQALHASQQKARRSAQALEPVRNRLLSAQAFAAPVLSQAFFERFKLALDVEAFQLMTWRYDSAWKPAPLEQTLLQAALQNFALSNRSRFDPYSAILRTGGLRYWLIDAAQRRYKVEYHDRQDISLEQFADFCHELDLGSQYQTHLDSVFKPASPDAAKAVASAFIDSERDAVEVLAHLALMKGDITDAAYQMLLNAVKSAVQPKWDGKGLRYCQLHMLDTYAFSGCLLHGALLIQQDVPDPDSGPCLVYMPSEPSHPIKQYASIRAFNASLVQAFDSDTYRHYFSRFISLSQSPEFFTRLESRLYPAKNRTLDVNADLVLKAQSFSEPPFELLYEHLLSKTYGDSRAIAVPSAHVDQQAQDALLESLKNNGMNLLNAAGLFVPVLGEVMALVALYQLASEVFVAYEDWTHGEHEEAMQHVYNIGENVAQMLVVGTVIGAVNALEPSMFIESLVQKRVDGSVRLGKPTVDAFADPVRLPEDLSLDALGLYEHDGKMWLPLGGKLYRVEPDASRAYWRIKHPSNERSYSPRLTHNGAGAWRHEWENPMGWDEVTAFKRLNATCNAFTEDEVRKVLRITGSNEALLRQIHVENYQPPALLRDAIQRVEIERELQGCIDTLNAEDLSAVSVSHIEPWMKLLVSSPRWQKARGLLLIDADGVMLDAWNTGSHMTLSSHVVGPTSDLSQVLGQLLDGMTPGEITLLTGSGSTDKAVQVRALKNYLADYAQRHVERLIDGVYALKSRTGDPLVELIQRDFSSLPSSVALEIIDMASEAEKTQMASTKRIPLTLAEHAREYQQQLRINRANEGFYRSSTDNPDTYRAGLGVLQYVPGWRGDISIDLLRDTLEGDEISSIGSDQATAMHRILVKTEKGFQSFNPSGDSLGEVNPRFFSALLNILPDEVRSSIELPLNADEQQLRSLLRRMASDRRDRVAGILRIQPVRPGIKWPQRLPDGRIGYPLSGRLRGFFRRLGIGASSHSPELAVRGLYPDFSDAEVSSFLDQLRAEHTGPASQSASFVRQKLRRLTDELHNLQTTLDAWVAEAALSSQRRPREAAAMRIKSCWKRLSARCRNHQGDFLGYMLDLDNLRVGNMPDISADFSHVVALKAGNMRLNSSTVDAFLGKFKSLQSLVLDFNDLQVIPESVGRMTQLVELSLRHNPLVWTEASNAILQNLHQLEVLDLNFCSIGPNSRLAAVNSLRMLFLRATGIEMLPQWNWRSTDLIRLDLRDNRISEITAQELANLPHSLNENRMRIHLNGNPLSAATLERIRLFRESRLRPRLGISHSNHSLQDAPANAIWLAGSSGEQLAARMELWQGLLASPGSADFFQVLSDLASSADFLNDREDLTTRVWAMIEAATANSELRMQLFDLAAHPQTCGDGLALIFGDMEVRVRMLSIMSSTTAIAQPEEMFRLTRGLDRLDQVEKIARRDIALRRARHEPVDEAEVRLAYRTGLQKRLALPSQSRTMLFRNLAGVSDANLNAAYSEIIAREGTQAFFESLIEREFWISYLEARYDRDFAPAKVPFLQRLNALDELPPNEQSDQQYLDQIALISEERRQAVNDLAISLSRHIAEAVNMTPQ, encoded by the coding sequence ATGTTAACCACCCAATACAACACGCCGGAAACACAAGCATCGCCTGACGAGCCTGCTTCCCTGGCGACCCCGCACCAGCTCGACTCTGCGCCATTCGACGCCGAACATCCAAATGCCGAATTCATCAGGGTCAATTTGCCTGCCTGGTATTCGAGCGCGCCGGCGGCATTGCGCCAGGCATTGCATGCCAGCCAGCAGAAAGCCCGGCGTTCGGCCCAAGCGCTGGAACCCGTGCGCAACCGCCTGTTATCGGCACAGGCGTTCGCCGCACCTGTGCTTTCGCAAGCGTTTTTCGAGCGCTTCAAACTTGCCTTGGATGTTGAAGCCTTCCAACTGATGACCTGGCGCTACGACAGCGCCTGGAAACCCGCTCCCCTTGAGCAGACGCTTTTGCAGGCGGCGTTACAGAACTTTGCCCTCAGCAACCGCAGCCGTTTCGACCCTTACTCGGCCATTCTGCGCACCGGTGGTTTGCGCTACTGGCTGATCGACGCCGCTCAACGCAGGTACAAGGTGGAATACCATGACCGCCAGGACATCAGCCTTGAGCAGTTCGCTGATTTTTGCCATGAGCTGGATCTGGGGAGCCAGTACCAGACCCATCTGGACAGCGTATTCAAGCCTGCCAGTCCTGACGCAGCGAAGGCGGTTGCCAGTGCTTTTATCGACAGTGAGCGTGATGCTGTCGAGGTGCTCGCGCACCTTGCCCTGATGAAGGGCGACATCACCGACGCGGCCTATCAGATGCTGCTGAATGCCGTGAAGTCTGCTGTCCAGCCAAAATGGGACGGTAAGGGGTTGCGCTATTGCCAGTTGCACATGCTCGATACCTATGCGTTTTCGGGTTGCCTGTTACACGGAGCTCTGCTGATCCAGCAGGATGTTCCCGATCCTGACAGTGGGCCTTGCCTTGTCTACATGCCTTCGGAGCCTTCACATCCGATCAAACAGTACGCTTCGATCAGGGCCTTTAACGCCAGCCTTGTGCAAGCGTTCGACAGCGATACCTACAGGCACTATTTCAGCCGTTTCATCAGTCTGAGCCAAAGTCCGGAATTCTTCACCAGGCTCGAATCACGGCTCTATCCTGCGAAAAATCGAACGCTGGACGTCAATGCTGACCTGGTGCTGAAGGCGCAGTCATTTTCGGAGCCGCCTTTTGAATTGCTTTATGAGCACTTGCTGAGCAAAACCTACGGCGATTCGCGGGCAATCGCGGTGCCTTCCGCGCACGTGGATCAGCAGGCTCAGGATGCATTGCTTGAAAGCCTGAAAAATAACGGTATGAACCTGCTCAATGCCGCGGGGCTCTTTGTGCCGGTGCTGGGTGAAGTCATGGCCTTGGTAGCGCTCTATCAGCTGGCCAGTGAAGTATTTGTCGCTTACGAAGACTGGACGCACGGCGAGCATGAAGAGGCCATGCAGCATGTTTACAACATTGGCGAAAACGTTGCCCAGATGCTGGTTGTGGGCACAGTTATCGGCGCGGTGAATGCGCTGGAGCCGTCGATGTTCATTGAAAGCCTTGTGCAAAAGAGGGTGGATGGCTCCGTTCGTCTCGGGAAGCCGACTGTGGATGCTTTTGCAGATCCGGTCAGGTTGCCAGAGGATTTGAGCCTCGACGCTCTGGGGCTCTACGAGCACGACGGTAAGATGTGGCTGCCACTCGGCGGCAAGCTGTATCGCGTCGAGCCGGACGCGTCCCGCGCTTACTGGCGTATCAAACACCCATCCAACGAGCGCTCTTACTCGCCAAGGCTGACGCACAATGGTGCCGGTGCCTGGCGTCATGAATGGGAAAACCCCATGGGGTGGGATGAGGTCACGGCGTTCAAGCGGTTGAATGCCACGTGTAACGCGTTCACCGAGGATGAGGTCCGAAAGGTCCTGCGTATCACGGGCAGCAACGAGGCATTGCTGCGCCAGATCCACGTCGAAAACTACCAGCCTCCGGCTCTGCTGAGGGATGCCATCCAGCGTGTGGAGATCGAGCGGGAGTTGCAAGGCTGCATTGACACCCTCAATGCAGAAGATCTGTCGGCTGTGTCCGTCTCACACATAGAGCCATGGATGAAGCTGCTGGTGTCGTCGCCGCGCTGGCAGAAGGCGCGAGGGTTGTTATTGATCGACGCAGACGGCGTCATGCTGGATGCCTGGAACACAGGTTCGCACATGACACTTTCATCCCATGTGGTGGGACCGACAAGCGACCTTTCGCAGGTTCTCGGCCAGTTGCTGGACGGGATGACACCGGGTGAGATCACCCTTCTGACCGGGAGTGGCAGCACAGATAAAGCTGTTCAGGTCAGGGCGCTGAAAAATTATCTGGCTGATTACGCCCAGCGCCATGTGGAACGATTGATTGATGGGGTCTATGCGCTTAAGAGTCGCACCGGCGATCCGCTGGTCGAATTGATCCAGCGTGACTTCAGCAGCCTGCCGAGCAGCGTTGCCCTTGAAATCATCGACATGGCGAGCGAAGCCGAAAAAACACAAATGGCTTCGACAAAGCGCATTCCTCTGACGCTTGCCGAGCACGCTCGCGAGTATCAGCAACAATTACGGATAAACAGGGCTAACGAGGGTTTTTACCGTAGCTCGACCGACAATCCGGACACTTATAGGGCAGGTCTTGGCGTGCTGCAGTACGTACCCGGTTGGCGTGGCGACATTTCAATCGATCTTCTGCGAGACACTCTGGAGGGGGACGAAATATCGAGCATCGGAAGCGACCAGGCCACGGCTATGCACCGGATTCTTGTCAAAACCGAAAAAGGATTCCAGTCTTTCAATCCTTCAGGCGATTCTCTCGGTGAAGTCAATCCGCGTTTTTTCAGCGCCTTGCTGAACATCCTTCCTGATGAGGTGCGCAGCAGTATCGAGCTGCCCTTGAATGCAGACGAGCAGCAACTGCGCAGTCTGTTGAGGCGTATGGCATCTGATCGGCGCGACCGGGTAGCTGGCATTCTGCGCATACAGCCTGTCAGGCCAGGTATCAAGTGGCCGCAAAGGTTGCCCGATGGCCGTATTGGCTATCCCTTGAGCGGGCGTTTGCGTGGTTTCTTTCGCCGGCTCGGTATTGGCGCGTCCAGCCATTCGCCCGAGCTTGCGGTGAGAGGTTTGTACCCGGATTTTTCCGATGCAGAGGTCTCAAGCTTTCTTGACCAGTTGCGGGCCGAACACACCGGGCCCGCCTCGCAGTCAGCGAGTTTCGTTCGACAGAAACTACGCCGCCTCACCGATGAGTTGCATAACCTTCAAACCACTCTGGACGCTTGGGTCGCGGAGGCGGCGTTATCCTCGCAGCGCAGACCGCGAGAGGCGGCGGCGATGCGAATCAAGAGTTGCTGGAAAAGACTGAGCGCTCGGTGCAGAAACCATCAGGGTGATTTTTTGGGGTACATGCTTGATCTGGATAATCTGCGGGTGGGAAACATGCCCGATATATCGGCCGACTTCAGCCATGTGGTGGCTCTGAAAGCCGGCAACATGCGGCTCAATTCTTCAACAGTCGACGCTTTTCTGGGTAAATTCAAAAGCCTGCAGTCGTTGGTTCTGGATTTCAATGACCTGCAAGTCATCCCGGAGTCGGTAGGGAGAATGACCCAGCTCGTAGAGTTGTCACTCAGACATAACCCTCTTGTCTGGACAGAAGCCTCCAACGCCATTTTGCAGAACCTGCACCAATTGGAGGTTCTGGACCTCAATTTTTGTTCCATCGGGCCAAATTCACGTTTGGCTGCGGTCAACTCTCTGCGCATGTTGTTTTTACGTGCGACCGGGATCGAAATGTTGCCTCAGTGGAACTGGCGCAGTACTGATCTGATTCGTCTCGACCTGCGCGATAACCGTATCTCGGAGATAACTGCCCAGGAACTCGCGAATCTGCCTCACTCCCTCAACGAAAATCGTATGCGTATACATTTGAATGGCAACCCGCTGAGTGCGGCGACGCTTGAGCGGATCAGACTGTTTCGCGAGAGCAGGTTGCGACCTCGCCTGGGTATCAGCCACTCCAACCACAGTCTTCAGGACGCGCCTGCCAACGCCATCTGGCTTGCTGGTTCGAGTGGGGAACAGCTGGCTGCCCGGATGGAGCTTTGGCAGGGTTTGCTGGCCAGCCCCGGCTCGGCTGATTTCTTTCAGGTGCTGAGCGACCTGGCCTCTTCTGCCGATTTTCTCAATGATCGTGAAGACCTCACCACGAGGGTCTGGGCGATGATAGAGGCGGCCACTGCAAACAGTGAACTGCGCATGCAGTTGTTCGATCTTGCCGCCCATCCTCAAACCTGCGGCGACGGTTTGGCGCTGATATTCGGAGACATGGAAGTTCGTGTCCGTATGCTCTCGATCATGTCCTCTACGACAGCTATCGCACAGCCTGAGGAAATGTTCAGACTAACCCGGGGGCTGGATCGTCTGGATCAGGTGGAAAAAATTGCCCGCAGGGACATTGCGCTGCGTCGGGCGAGACACGAACCTGTGGATGAAGCTGAAGTCAGGCTGGCCTATCGCACCGGCTTGCAGAAGCGGCTTGCATTGCCCAGTCAGTCCAGAACCATGCTGTTCAGGAATTTGGCAGGGGTGAGCGACGCTAATCTGAACGCTGCCTACAGCGAGATAATTGCACGTGAAGGGACTCAGGCGTTTTTCGAGTCACTGATTGAGAGGGAGTTTTGGATCAGCTACCTGGAGGCCCGTTACGATCGCGATTTCGCTCCGGCGAAGGTGCCTTTCCTACAGCGCCTCAATGCTCTGGATGAACTGCCGCCGAACGAGCAATCCGATCAGCAGTACCTTGATCAGATTGCGCTGATTTCCGAGGAGCGTCGGCAAGCAGTCAATGACCTAGCGATCAGTCTTTCCAGGCATATTGCCGAGGCGGTGAACATGACGCCTCAATAA
- a CDS encoding GNAT family N-acetyltransferase, whose protein sequence is MPVHVIDSLGTVAPAQWDALVPGNQPFLRHAFLSSLEDSGSLGPRSGWRAEHVLHYENDQLVAALPAYRKWHSYGEYVFDHAWADACRRAGIGYYPKLLVAVPFSPVGGSRILSATPQGGMELLSELPAYLQSEGLSSAHVNFTDPAADALLEAQPGWLQRIGCQFHWHNRGYRDFQDFLDALSSRKRKQMRKEREQVAGQGIEFEWLEGAQMTEVLWDFVYACYSNTYEVRGQAPYLTREFFSLLAERMPESIRVVIALQGSRPVAMAFSLIGDDSFYGRYWGCLAEFDRLHFETCFYQGMDYAIAHGLQRFDAGAQGEHKLIRGFEPQITHSWHYLMHPGLKDAVSEFLEQERAGVLAYAEDARSALPYRQAE, encoded by the coding sequence ATGCCTGTTCACGTAATCGACAGCCTCGGCACCGTCGCGCCAGCCCAGTGGGATGCGCTGGTGCCCGGCAATCAGCCATTCCTGCGGCATGCGTTTCTCAGCTCGCTGGAGGACAGCGGCAGTCTTGGGCCACGATCAGGCTGGCGTGCCGAGCATGTGCTGCACTACGAAAACGATCAGTTGGTGGCGGCATTGCCGGCCTACAGAAAGTGGCATTCGTATGGCGAGTATGTGTTCGATCACGCCTGGGCAGACGCCTGCCGTCGTGCCGGAATCGGCTACTACCCCAAACTGCTGGTGGCCGTGCCGTTCAGTCCCGTCGGCGGCTCACGCATCCTGTCTGCAACACCACAGGGCGGTATGGAGTTGCTCAGCGAGCTGCCTGCTTATCTGCAGAGCGAAGGGCTGTCGAGTGCGCATGTGAACTTCACCGACCCGGCTGCCGATGCCTTGCTCGAAGCGCAGCCGGGCTGGTTGCAGCGGATCGGTTGCCAGTTCCACTGGCATAACCGGGGCTACCGGGACTTTCAGGACTTTCTTGATGCATTGAGTTCGCGCAAGCGCAAACAGATGCGCAAGGAGCGTGAGCAAGTGGCGGGGCAGGGCATCGAGTTTGAATGGCTCGAAGGCGCGCAGATGACTGAGGTGCTGTGGGACTTCGTCTATGCGTGCTACTCCAATACCTACGAGGTGCGTGGGCAGGCGCCTTATCTGACCCGCGAATTCTTTAGCCTGCTGGCTGAGCGCATGCCCGAGTCCATTCGTGTGGTTATCGCCCTGCAAGGCTCACGCCCGGTGGCGATGGCCTTCAGCCTGATCGGCGATGACAGTTTCTACGGGCGTTACTGGGGTTGCCTGGCCGAGTTCGACCGTCTGCATTTCGAGACCTGTTTCTATCAAGGCATGGACTACGCCATCGCCCACGGCCTGCAGCGATTCGACGCAGGCGCCCAGGGTGAACACAAGCTGATTCGCGGCTTCGAACCGCAGATCACCCATTCATGGCACTACCTGATGCACCCTGGCTTGAAGGATGCGGTGAGCGAGTTTCTGGAGCAGGAGCGAGCCGGCGTGCTGGCGTATGCAGAAGATGCACGGAGTGCGTTGCCGTATCGGCAGGCGGAGTAG
- a CDS encoding alpha/beta fold hydrolase: protein MAFFEHDECTLHYEEYGQGTPVLLLHGLGSSCQDWEYQIPALAAHYRVIVMDLRGHGRSDKPHERYSIQGMSNDVEALIEHLRLGPVHVVGLSMGGMVGFQLAVDQPNLLKSLCIVNSAPQVKVRTPGDLWQWARRWTLSRVVGMATLGQALGKRLFPKPEQAELRRKMAERWSKNDKRAYLASFDAIVGWGVEHRLARITCPTLIIAAEHDYTPVSLKEDYVKRIPNARLVVISDSRHAAPLDQPEPFNRTLLEFIESTEV from the coding sequence ATGGCTTTTTTCGAGCATGACGAGTGCACGCTGCATTACGAGGAATATGGTCAGGGCACACCGGTCCTGCTGCTGCATGGCCTAGGGTCCAGCTGTCAGGACTGGGAATACCAGATACCGGCGCTGGCCGCGCATTACCGCGTCATAGTCATGGACCTGCGCGGCCATGGGCGTTCGGACAAGCCTCATGAGCGGTACAGCATTCAGGGCATGAGCAACGACGTGGAAGCGCTGATCGAACACCTTCGACTCGGCCCGGTGCATGTGGTCGGCCTATCGATGGGTGGCATGGTCGGCTTTCAATTGGCAGTCGATCAGCCGAATTTGCTCAAGAGCCTGTGCATCGTGAACAGTGCCCCGCAGGTCAAGGTCAGAACGCCCGGTGACCTGTGGCAGTGGGCCAGACGCTGGACCCTGTCACGCGTCGTCGGTATGGCAACCCTGGGGCAGGCACTCGGCAAACGACTGTTTCCCAAGCCGGAGCAGGCCGAACTGCGGCGCAAAATGGCCGAGCGCTGGAGCAAAAATGACAAGCGGGCCTACCTCGCCAGCTTCGACGCCATTGTCGGCTGGGGTGTGGAGCACCGTTTGGCGCGCATCACCTGCCCGACCCTGATCATCGCCGCCGAACATGACTACACACCGGTATCGCTCAAAGAGGATTACGTGAAACGCATCCCCAACGCCCGGTTGGTGGTCATCAGCGACTCCCGGCATGCCGCGCCGCTGGACCAGCCCGAGCCATTCAACCGCACGCTGCTGGAATTCATCGAAAGCACCGAGGTCTGA
- a CDS encoding ABC transporter ATP-binding protein, translated as MLYRRFEKLIDIFKDAPTAAPPNTVFAFYLYYLRQVWPTFTALLVVGLIGALIEVSLFSYLSRIIDLAQSTPPKDFFSIHGSELIWMAVVALLLRPIFVGLHDLLVHQTISPGMTNLIRWQNHSYVLKQSVNFFQNDFAGRIAQRIMQTGNSLRDSAVQSVDALWHVLIYAISAMVLFAEADWRLMIPLGTWIVAFILSLMYFVPRVKQRSVDSSDARSRLMGRIVDGYTNITTLKLFAHTNHEQQYAREAMRDQTEKSQLAGRVVTSMDTTITTMNGVLIVTTTGLALWLWTQSIISVGAIALATGLVIRIVNMSGWIMWVVNGIFENIGTVQDGLESISQPVTVNDIPGALPLKIDKGGVKFDGVDFHYGNGNGIIHNLNLDIKPGEKIGLIGPSGAGKSTLVNLLLRMYDVQGGRILIDGQDISEITQESLRAQIGMITQDTSLLHRSIRDNLLYGNPDATDEQLWESIHKARADEFIPLLSDSEGRTGFDAHVGERGVKLSGGQRQRIAITRVLLKDAPILIMDEATSALDSEVEAAIQESLETLMQGKTVIAIAHRLSTIARMDRLVVLEKGQIAETGTHAELLARGGLYARLWQHQTGGFVGVD; from the coding sequence ATGCTTTATCGTCGTTTTGAAAAGCTGATCGACATCTTCAAAGACGCTCCTACCGCTGCCCCGCCCAACACCGTCTTCGCGTTCTACCTGTATTACCTGCGTCAGGTATGGCCGACCTTCACCGCACTGCTGGTAGTCGGGCTGATCGGTGCCTTGATCGAGGTGTCGCTGTTCAGCTACCTGAGCCGCATCATCGACCTGGCACAAAGCACACCGCCCAAGGACTTCTTCAGCATTCATGGCTCGGAGCTGATCTGGATGGCCGTCGTGGCCTTGCTGCTGCGGCCAATATTCGTCGGCCTGCATGACCTGCTGGTGCATCAGACCATCAGCCCGGGCATGACCAACCTGATTCGCTGGCAAAACCACAGTTACGTACTCAAGCAGAGCGTCAACTTCTTCCAGAATGACTTCGCCGGTCGGATCGCCCAGCGCATCATGCAGACCGGCAACTCGTTGCGTGACTCGGCGGTGCAGTCAGTGGACGCACTCTGGCATGTGCTGATCTACGCCATCAGCGCCATGGTGCTGTTCGCTGAAGCAGACTGGCGCCTGATGATCCCGCTGGGCACCTGGATCGTGGCGTTCATACTGTCGCTGATGTACTTCGTACCCCGAGTCAAGCAACGCTCGGTGGACTCCTCCGATGCGCGCTCCAGGCTGATGGGGCGGATTGTCGATGGCTACACCAACATTACCACTCTGAAATTGTTCGCCCACACCAACCATGAACAGCAGTACGCACGTGAAGCGATGCGTGACCAGACCGAGAAAAGCCAACTGGCCGGCCGTGTCGTGACCTCGATGGACACCACCATCACCACCATGAACGGCGTGCTGATTGTCACCACCACCGGGCTGGCATTGTGGCTGTGGACCCAGTCGATTATTTCGGTCGGTGCGATTGCGCTGGCTACCGGGCTGGTAATCCGTATCGTCAACATGTCCGGCTGGATCATGTGGGTGGTCAATGGCATCTTCGAGAACATCGGCACCGTGCAGGACGGTCTGGAAAGCATTTCGCAACCGGTCACGGTCAACGACATACCCGGCGCCCTGCCACTGAAGATCGATAAGGGTGGCGTGAAGTTCGATGGCGTCGATTTCCATTACGGCAATGGCAACGGGATCATTCACAACCTCAACCTGGACATAAAACCGGGCGAGAAAATCGGTCTGATCGGGCCTTCCGGCGCGGGCAAGTCGACGCTGGTGAATTTGCTGTTGCGCATGTACGACGTGCAAGGCGGCAGGATTCTGATCGACGGCCAGGACATCTCCGAAATCACCCAGGAAAGCCTGCGTGCGCAGATCGGCATGATCACTCAGGACACGTCACTGTTGCACCGCTCGATTCGCGACAACTTGCTGTATGGCAACCCGGACGCAACCGATGAACAGCTCTGGGAGTCGATTCACAAGGCTCGTGCCGATGAGTTCATCCCTCTGCTGTCAGACTCCGAAGGCCGCACCGGCTTTGATGCTCATGTCGGTGAGCGCGGCGTCAAACTGTCAGGCGGCCAGCGCCAGCGCATTGCAATTACCCGCGTGCTGCTCAAGGACGCACCGATCCTGATCATGGACGAAGCCACGTCTGCGCTCGACTCTGAAGTTGAAGCGGCGATTCAGGAGAGTCTGGAGACGTTGATGCAGGGCAAGACGGTCATCGCCATCGCTCACCGCCTGTCGACCATCGCGCGTATGGACCGCCTTGTAGTGCTGGAAAAAGGCCAGATCGCCGAAACCGGTACTCATGCAGAGCTGCTGGCGCGTGGCGGGCTGTATGCCAGGTTGTGGCAGCATCAGACGGGTGGGTTTGTAGGGGTGGATTGA
- a CDS encoding peptidylprolyl isomerase — protein MLKKIALTACTVLFAANLMAAPDKATHVVLDTSFGQIEIELADTKAPLSTANFLGYVDSGFYSNTIFHRVIPGFMVQGGGFTQQLVQKPTKDPIKNEAQNGLHNVRGTIAMARTSDVNSATSQFFINTNDNAMLDNGTRDFGYAVFGKVVKGMDVVDNIVNARTGNQKGMQNVPVDPILIKSAKRVD, from the coding sequence ATGCTGAAAAAAATCGCTCTCACCGCCTGTACCGTACTGTTTGCTGCCAACCTGATGGCTGCTCCAGACAAGGCCACGCATGTGGTACTCGACACCAGCTTCGGGCAGATTGAAATCGAGCTGGCCGACACCAAGGCACCTCTCAGCACCGCGAACTTTCTGGGTTACGTGGACAGCGGCTTCTACAGCAACACGATTTTTCACCGCGTGATCCCGGGCTTCATGGTTCAGGGTGGCGGCTTTACTCAGCAACTGGTTCAAAAGCCCACCAAGGACCCGATCAAGAACGAAGCACAGAACGGCCTGCATAACGTGCGTGGCACCATCGCCATGGCCCGTACCTCGGACGTGAACTCGGCGACCAGCCAGTTCTTCATCAACACCAATGACAATGCGATGCTCGACAACGGCACCCGGGACTTCGGTTATGCGGTGTTTGGCAAAGTCGTCAAAGGTATGGACGTCGTCGACAACATCGTCAACGCCCGCACCGGCAACCAGAAAGGCATGCAGAACGTTCCCGTCGACCCGATCCTGATCAAGTCCGCCAAACGCGTCGACTGA
- a CDS encoding beta-ketoacyl-ACP synthase III, with amino-acid sequence MHNVVISGTGLFTPANSISNEELVQSFNAWVAQFNSENAAAIERGEVQALSESSAAFIEKASGIKSRFVMDKEGILDPQRMKPNLPERSNDEWSILCQMGVAAAEQALQRAGKTAADIDGVIVACSNLQRAYPAISIEIQEALGIAGYGFDMNVACSSATFGIQTACNSVQLGQARALLVISPEICTAHLNFRDRDSHFIFGDGATAVVVERADLATSPNQFDIVSTRLLTKFSNNIRNNFGFLNRTSDQGQNAPDKLFVQEGRKVFREVCPMVAELVSTHLQDNGINISDVQRFWLHQANLSMNHLITKKLLGRDATVEEAPVILDTYGNTSSAGSIIAFHTYQDDLPKGALAVLSSFGAGYSIGSVILRKR; translated from the coding sequence GTGCACAACGTCGTCATCAGCGGCACAGGCCTGTTTACCCCGGCCAACAGCATTTCCAACGAAGAGCTGGTGCAGTCTTTCAATGCCTGGGTTGCGCAGTTCAACAGCGAGAACGCAGCCGCCATTGAGCGCGGCGAAGTGCAAGCGCTCAGCGAATCCAGTGCCGCGTTCATCGAGAAGGCGTCGGGTATCAAAAGCCGCTTCGTCATGGACAAGGAGGGCATTCTCGATCCGCAGCGCATGAAGCCCAACCTGCCGGAACGCAGCAATGACGAATGGTCGATCCTCTGCCAGATGGGGGTTGCCGCCGCCGAACAGGCGTTGCAGCGCGCTGGAAAAACGGCCGCAGACATCGATGGCGTGATCGTTGCCTGCTCCAACCTGCAGCGTGCCTATCCGGCGATCTCCATCGAGATTCAGGAAGCGCTGGGTATTGCAGGCTACGGTTTCGACATGAACGTGGCTTGTTCTTCGGCCACTTTCGGTATTCAGACGGCCTGCAACAGCGTGCAGCTGGGTCAGGCGCGTGCGTTGCTGGTGATCAGTCCGGAGATCTGCACTGCGCATCTGAATTTTCGTGATCGCGACAGTCATTTCATCTTCGGTGATGGCGCGACCGCCGTGGTGGTCGAGCGGGCAGACCTCGCCACCTCGCCTAATCAATTCGATATCGTCAGCACCCGTCTGCTGACCAAGTTCTCGAACAACATCCGCAACAACTTCGGCTTTCTCAATCGCACCTCGGATCAAGGCCAGAATGCACCGGACAAGCTGTTCGTGCAGGAAGGGCGCAAGGTGTTCCGTGAGGTGTGCCCGATGGTGGCCGAACTGGTCAGCACGCATTTGCAGGACAACGGCATCAACATCAGTGACGTTCAGCGCTTCTGGCTGCACCAGGCCAACCTGAGCATGAACCACTTGATTACCAAAAAACTGCTGGGGCGTGATGCCACGGTCGAAGAAGCGCCAGTGATTCTCGACACCTATGGCAACACCAGTTCGGCGGGTTCGATCATTGCGTTTCACACGTATCAGGATGACTTGCCCAAAGGTGCGCTGGCGGTGCTCAGTTCGTTCGGTGCAGGTTACTCGATTGGCAGCGTGATCCTGCGCAAGCGTTGA